GCAATATTTAGAAGAAGTAAGGGTGTTATTTGAACAATATCGTGACACTCTGCAAAGCGATCGCCAGTTTTTGCTAGATCGCTACCGTCTAGTAGATGTAGCCATGAAGGTGGTTGGCGTTGGCAGTGTCGGTACTCACTGCTCAGTTGCACTGCTGTTGAGTAACGATAATGATCCTTTGCTGCTGCAATTTAAAGAAGCCCGTCCCTCGGTATTAGAACCCTATGCGGGGAAAAGTTCCTACTCCCACAACGGACAGCGCATAGTCAATGGTCAACGCCTCATCCAGGCAGCTAGTGATATTTTCTTGGGTTGGACGAGTAACAGTCGCGGACAAGATTTCTATTTTCGGCAATTAAAAGACATGAAAACCTCGATGAAACTCAAGGGAATGTCTGCCAGGGGTTTGGAGGATTACGCGGAAATTTGCGGTTGTGCCTTAGCCCGCGCCCATGCTCGTTCCGGCGATTCTGTTGTTATCAGTAGCTACTTGGGTAAAAGTGATACTTTTGACTCTGCTGTCGCAGATTTTGCTGTTACCTACGCCCATCAAGTTGAGCAAGATCATCAAGCACTCGTAGCAGCAGTCAAATCCGGTAGGGTTGTCGCCTCTTCAGGTTAAGCAGAATTAGCCGTGGGTTTATGGTTCTCTACTCTCTGCAGGCACTGATTCTGGTAGATAAAGCCGTTCTTCGCTAGCATCGTACTCAAACAGTTCTGCGTAACGTCCCCAGTCAATAGCAGTAGCAAATTGTTTTTCTGTTTCTACGTGCGGAAAATATTCATCTAGTAAATCCAGAAAGAAATCTCCTCCCATTGATCCATTTTGTTTTTCTCGCAGCGTCTGTAGTATACTAACTAACATGGGCACACGTTGCAGTACTTGCTGTCTAAACAAGTCTTTACTTCGCAAAATCGTTGTGGTAGCAAAGTCGCGTCCAATTTCGGTAAGCTGAACATCGCCTTGTATAACATCTGCAAAGCCCAGCATCACAGCACCATCAAGAATTGGCAACAGATCATCTACTTCGAGCTGAATTCGTTCTGCTAGCCTAAAAATATCTTCCTTGCCTTCTGGTTTCTCTACAATCAACTCCAACAAACCACTAATCCCACCCACTCGTACATGCGGTAACGACTGAGCATAAGGTGATTTAGATGGTTGTGGAACTGTGGGGGCTGCCACCGCCACTTCCCCAGTCACTTCAACTTCTGGGTTGGTCATCGCCGTGTAGATATAGTCTACCAACGCTTTGAAGCGAACGTTTGCGCGATCGTGAGGACGCGGCAAATCAATAACAACTTCACCACGAACGCGCCCTGGATTTGATCCCAGGATAATCACTCGATCCGCCAGAAACACAGCTTCCTCAATGTTATGGGTGACAATCAAAATACTTTTGGATGGAAAGGTGCCAGCATTCCACAAGTCGTCAATTTCACCCCGTAAGTTCTCAGATGTTAGAACATCCAGGGCACTGAATGGCTCATCCATAAACAGCACTTGCGGTTCCAGAACAAATGCCCGTGCAAAGCCAACCCGTTGCTTCATACCACCGGACAACTCTTTAGGATAGGCGCTTTCAAAACCGTCCAAACCTACCAAGTCAATTGCTTTGAGTGCTTGTTGGCGTCGCTGAGATCGAGCGACTCCCTGCGCTTGCAGTCCCAACTCCACATTTTGTTGGACTGTCAACCAAGGTAGCAACGCAAAGCTTTGAAACACCATTGCTACATCTTGGTTAGCTTGTTGCAGACGTTTACCACTGCTAATAACCTGCCCTTCACTTGGTGGAATCAAGCCTGCCATGATCCGCAACAAGGTGCTTTTGCCACTACCACTGCGTCCCAGCAATGCTACAACTTCACCTGTATGAACTGTCAAGTTGACATTACGGAGAACCGTAAACTCTCCTTTGCCTTCTGGCAGAGGAAAACTCTTATTAACCTGCTCGACGGCAATCAATACCTCATGAGTTGCTTGCGTAGTTGTCATGCTTGCACTCCTTTCTACAGATGATATTTTGTTTCCGCCAGTTGATACAGTCGTCGCCAGAAGACTCTGTTGAGTGCAACCACATACAGACTCATCATTCCAATCCCCAAGGTAATGCGGGGCCAGTCGCCCACTTCAGTTGCCTTGGCGATGTATGCTCCTAACCCAGTTGCAGTCAGGGTAGTCTGTCCCCAAGCGACAACTTCAGCAACAATACTGGCGTTCCACGCCCCACCACTGGCAGTAATCCCGCCTGTAACCCAAGCGGTGAAAATGCCAGGGATGATTAACTTGCGCCACAACCGCCAGCCACGCAAACCAACATCCGTTGCCATTTCGCGCAGGTCAGTTGGAATGCTCATAGCTCCAGCAATGGAGTTAAAGAGAATGTACCACTGGGCACCCAGGGACATCAAGAAAATACTACCCCAATCGATGCTGACATGAGCACGAATGAAGAACAGAGTCGCGAAGGGGAAAATGAAATTTGCTGGGAAGGATGCTAAAAATTGTACCACAGGCTGCAACAGGCGTGATAGTCGCGGGTTGAACCCGATCGCCACACCAATTGGTGTCCAGATCAGCGTAGCTAGCACTAGTAGCACCAGTACACGTCCCAAGGTCAGTAACCCCAGCACAAAAGTCTTGAACACCTCACCCAATCCCACTGTTGTGAGAATAAAGTGCAACCCAGCAACCAGCAATCCGCCAATCACGATTAATAATGCGAAATTGTAGAGGCGATCGCTCGCCACTTGCCGACTCTGGTTGATCGCAACTCGTGGACGCTGTGGGGTCAGTGATGATAACAGGCGGTTGATAGTTTCACCCACCGGAGTGAATGCCCGTCTCATTAAACGTGGTAGTCGCGCGGCTTTGAGCAAATCGAACACCCAGGAATTGGGAGCCTCTGCTGCCGAACTCTGTTCTAAGCGGAACTTATCAGCCCAGGCAATCAGCGGTCGCCAGAACAGTTGGTCTACCAGTAAAATAACCACAGCGATCGTTAGGAATGCCCAACCTAAAGCAGGCAAATCCTGAGCGGTGACTGCTGCTGCTACGTAAGAACCAAGTCCGGGTAACGTATACTTCTGGTTGAGTACACTAATAGCTTCACTAGCTGCGACAAAAAACCAGCCGCCTCCAAAACTCATCATTGCGTTCCAGATTAGCCCAATCATCGCGCTTGGCACTTCCAGCTTTGTAAACCGCTGCCAGGCCGAAAGCCGATAAAGCCTTGCTGCCTCATCTAATTCGCTTGGTACCATTCTCAACGACTGGTAGAACGAAAAGGTCATATTCCAGACCTGACTTGTAAAAATGGCAAAAATTGACGCTGCTTCTAATCCCAGTAAACTCCCAGGGAATAGAGCAATAAAGCCTGTCACCGTAATCGACAAAAAGCCCAGTACCGGTACTGACTGTAAAATGTCGAGGAGTGGGATCAAGACTTGTTCTGCACGACGGCTTTTGGCAGCAACATAGCTATAGATTAAAGTAAACAATGTTGAGCAAAACAGCGCGATAAACATCCGCAGAGTTGAGCGTGCAGCGTAGTATGGCAGATGAACCGGATTGAGGCTAACATCTGGCACTACATCCGGCGGTACAAAACTCACTAAAGTACCAGCACCGACACGTGCGATTAGCCCTAGTAACACCAATGTGCCAAAAATCAGGGCAATATCAGCTAGACCGAACGGGAAGCGTCGAAGCGCTTCTGGGGATGGGAAGGTCCTCCTCAGCATAGGTTATGGAAGTTTTCCCCATATGGTAGACAGTATTATTTAAGCATCAAACTTATACATTTGTATCGTGCCATAAAGCAGAAGGCAGAAAGTAGAAGTTGTGCCTTTTGCCTTCTACCTTCTGCCTTGTATATAATTTGCTTTTGTTCGTCGTTTTACTGATCGTTACTCAATTTGTCCCGTAATTCCGTCCAATGAACACCCGCGAGATTAGGTAACACAACGTGTGCTGATCCCACTCGTTCACTAGGACCAAGTCCTATAGCATACATGCCGGCGGCAAGCGCAGCCTCAATACCTGCGGCTGCATCTTCGACAACGACACATTGCTCAGGTTTGAGTCCTAAGTGTTGGGCAGCAAAGAGAAATAAGTCTGGTGCTGGCTTGGGTTGCTGCACGCTGTAACCGTCAGCAACCACATCAAAGCGATCAGCAATACCCAGTTTTTCGAGTACCGTTTGAGCATTTTTGCTTGCAGAACCAAGGGCTATCTTAATCCCAGCTTGCTTCAACTCATCCAACAATGCAATTGTTCCTGGCAATAAATCTCCCGGCGTCATTGTCTGGATAAAGTCCACATAGTAGCGGTTCTTGCGATCCATCATCTCCTGGAGTTGTTTTTCTGAGTACTGCTTTTTACCAACTATCTTCAGCAGTGACTCGCGACGAGAAACACCCCGCAGATCTTCATTTGCTTCGCGGTTAAAGGGTAATCCCTCTTCATCTGCCAGCTTTTGCCAGCCTAAGTAGTGGTATTCTGCTGTATCTGTAAGAACACCATCCAAATCGAAAATAACTCCTCGGATATCTGGAAGTGTCATAGTATCTTGTGGTGTAGGACGTAAGTCGATTTCGTGCCACTCGCCACGCCAATGAAGCTTGAACTTCAGACGTTTCCACCCCGGTGGTAATTGTGGCGTTGCTGTTGGTTGATGTTCTGCAAATTGGACTCCGCCAAACCCCAAAACCACAGCTTGCCAAACACCACCAGCACTAGCACCATGAATTCCTTCGTGAGCATTGCCACGAACATCTTCAATATCTACTAATGCAGCTTGCATAAAGTGTTCATAAGCCTCTTTGGATTTGCCCAAATCCGAGGCTAAGATAGCATGAATGGCAGGTCCTAGAGATGAACCGTAGGTGATGTCTGTACGGGGTGCGTAGTAGTCCCAGTTTTTCTCCACCGTTTCTGGGGTGTAGGGAAATTCCTGTGATTGGCGCATTAAGTACAAAAGCATCAACACATCTGGCTGTTTGAGTACCTGGCGCTTATTTGTTTCCTCAATACTCAAAATCATTTGTATTGAGCGGTTACGTGGTTCGTACTCTGCCAAGTCGATATCTTCTAATTTAAAGAACCCCTCGGATTGCTCGACAAGTCCTGTCGAAGGATCGTAGGGAATCCATATATTATTGATAATGTCTTGCCAACGAGAAATTCGTCCTGCACTCAGCTGCAGTTTTTGTTGGAGTGTGTTAAACCTGTCAGGGTAAGTATGACGCAACCAGTCATAGACAAACAGCGCTTTCTCCAAATGCCATTGCACCATCCGGTTTGTAAAAGCGTTGTTGTCTGCAATCTCGTGGTACTCATCCGCTCCAATCACCCCGCGAATTTCATACCGTTCGTGCTTGGTGTTATACTCAACGCGACTCCCCCAGAAAACAGCAGTATCGAGAAGAATTTCTGCACCGCAGTCGCGCATCCACTCATCGTTGTCAGTCGCTTTCCAATAGTACCAAACGGCATAAGCAATATCAGCACTAATGTGGATTTCGCGATCGCGACACCAAATCCTTATGTCTTCTCCGTAAAAATCGTTAGGAGGCAACCAACGTGGTGTCACTTCATCACCAGTTTCTGCACTTTCCCAAGCATACATTGCCCCTTTATACCCGTAATGAGATGCCTTACGTCTGGCACCATTTAACGTCAGGTAGCGGTAAGTGAGCAAGTTACGAGCAAGTTTCGGTTGAGTGTAAATGAAAAAGGGCAAGATAAAAATTTCCGTATCCCAAAACACATGACCGCGATAGCCAAAGCCTGAAAGTGTTTTTGCTGGGATACTCACCTTCTCATCGTGCTCTGGGGCTGAGATCAGTAATTGAAAGATATTGTATCGAACGGCAAGTTGAGCTTTGGTATCTCCTTCAATCAAGATGTCGCTTTTATCCCAAGCCTGGGCCCATGCTTGTACATGGGCATCTACCAACGCTTCATAGTCTGGGAGTTGAGCAAGCTTTTCATTAGCTTCTTTTACAGGGTTATCCACATCTCGTGACGTGAAAACTGTGACAAACTTATCCACAGTAACCGTTTGTCCTAAAGAAGCTTGGAATACGGTGCTCAAAGTCGGATAACCTGGAGGACTACTGACTTGTACTGGCGCATCGGCTCCTAATACCGTCATTCCAACAGCCATCCCCAAGTTAATCCGGGTGTTGCGAGTCTGGAGTTGCAACCAGGCTCCTCGATTGGTTTTGCCTTGGTCTATCAATTCCCAATGGTTGAAACCTTGATTTTCAGGATAGCCACTAATGCTACCTTGAATTTCAATCAACCCGTCAAAATCTACTGGCGTTAACTGACAGCGTAGCCCTAAAACATGTTCATCTGCAAGACTTGCAAAGCGTTCAAAGCAGAGATCTATTGTCTTTCCGCCAGGACTGCGCCAACGTACCTTACGCCTAAGGATACCACGAAGGAGGTCAAGCTGTCGCTCGTAGCTCAATATCTCGCCGCGTTCGGTACGGAAGCGTTCGCCATCGACTGTGACAATCAATGGTAACCAGTCGGGACAGTTAGCAAGTTCGGTGTAGACAAGAGGAACATTATCATAAACCCCATGAATGAAGGTTGCTGGTACTGCACGAGTAGAACCTTCCTCAAAACTTCCCCGCGTTCCCAGATAACCGTTGCCAATAGTGAAAACAGTTTCTCTGTGCTGAATCTGGTTCGGCTTAAGCTGGGTTTCGACAAGTGTCCAATCTGTATAAGTAAAGTCGTGGGAATTATCTGTTTTATCCATGGCAAACCGGGGGTTTTTGAGATCAGATGTTACCTTTGCATATGTTGTTCCAAAATTTTCTCAGCCCTAGGTTTGTAGAGCAGATAAAATAAAG
This portion of the Brasilonema sennae CENA114 genome encodes:
- a CDS encoding nitrate/sulfonate/bicarbonate ABC transporter ATP-binding protein is translated as MTTTQATHEVLIAVEQVNKSFPLPEGKGEFTVLRNVNLTVHTGEVVALLGRSGSGKSTLLRIMAGLIPPSEGQVISSGKRLQQANQDVAMVFQSFALLPWLTVQQNVELGLQAQGVARSQRRQQALKAIDLVGLDGFESAYPKELSGGMKQRVGFARAFVLEPQVLFMDEPFSALDVLTSENLRGEIDDLWNAGTFPSKSILIVTHNIEEAVFLADRVIILGSNPGRVRGEVVIDLPRPHDRANVRFKALVDYIYTAMTNPEVEVTGEVAVAAPTVPQPSKSPYAQSLPHVRVGGISGLLELIVEKPEGKEDIFRLAERIQLEVDDLLPILDGAVMLGFADVIQGDVQLTEIGRDFATTTILRSKDLFRQQVLQRVPMLVSILQTLREKQNGSMGGDFFLDLLDEYFPHVETEKQFATAIDWGRYAELFEYDASEERLYLPESVPAESREP
- a CDS encoding ABC transporter permease encodes the protein MLRRTFPSPEALRRFPFGLADIALIFGTLVLLGLIARVGAGTLVSFVPPDVVPDVSLNPVHLPYYAARSTLRMFIALFCSTLFTLIYSYVAAKSRRAEQVLIPLLDILQSVPVLGFLSITVTGFIALFPGSLLGLEAASIFAIFTSQVWNMTFSFYQSLRMVPSELDEAARLYRLSAWQRFTKLEVPSAMIGLIWNAMMSFGGGWFFVAASEAISVLNQKYTLPGLGSYVAAAVTAQDLPALGWAFLTIAVVILLVDQLFWRPLIAWADKFRLEQSSAAEAPNSWVFDLLKAARLPRLMRRAFTPVGETINRLLSSLTPQRPRVAINQSRQVASDRLYNFALLIVIGGLLVAGLHFILTTVGLGEVFKTFVLGLLTLGRVLVLLVLATLIWTPIGVAIGFNPRLSRLLQPVVQFLASFPANFIFPFATLFFIRAHVSIDWGSIFLMSLGAQWYILFNSIAGAMSIPTDLREMATDVGLRGWRLWRKLIIPGIFTAWVTGGITASGGAWNASIVAEVVAWGQTTLTATGLGAYIAKATEVGDWPRITLGIGMMSLYVVALNRVFWRRLYQLAETKYHL
- the pgmB gene encoding beta-phosphoglucomutase; this translates as MDKTDNSHDFTYTDWTLVETQLKPNQIQHRETVFTIGNGYLGTRGSFEEGSTRAVPATFIHGVYDNVPLVYTELANCPDWLPLIVTVDGERFRTERGEILSYERQLDLLRGILRRKVRWRSPGGKTIDLCFERFASLADEHVLGLRCQLTPVDFDGLIEIQGSISGYPENQGFNHWELIDQGKTNRGAWLQLQTRNTRINLGMAVGMTVLGADAPVQVSSPPGYPTLSTVFQASLGQTVTVDKFVTVFTSRDVDNPVKEANEKLAQLPDYEALVDAHVQAWAQAWDKSDILIEGDTKAQLAVRYNIFQLLISAPEHDEKVSIPAKTLSGFGYRGHVFWDTEIFILPFFIYTQPKLARNLLTYRYLTLNGARRKASHYGYKGAMYAWESAETGDEVTPRWLPPNDFYGEDIRIWCRDREIHISADIAYAVWYYWKATDNDEWMRDCGAEILLDTAVFWGSRVEYNTKHERYEIRGVIGADEYHEIADNNAFTNRMVQWHLEKALFVYDWLRHTYPDRFNTLQQKLQLSAGRISRWQDIINNIWIPYDPSTGLVEQSEGFFKLEDIDLAEYEPRNRSIQMILSIEETNKRQVLKQPDVLMLLYLMRQSQEFPYTPETVEKNWDYYAPRTDITYGSSLGPAIHAILASDLGKSKEAYEHFMQAALVDIEDVRGNAHEGIHGASAGGVWQAVVLGFGGVQFAEHQPTATPQLPPGWKRLKFKLHWRGEWHEIDLRPTPQDTMTLPDIRGVIFDLDGVLTDTAEYHYLGWQKLADEEGLPFNREANEDLRGVSRRESLLKIVGKKQYSEKQLQEMMDRKNRYYVDFIQTMTPGDLLPGTIALLDELKQAGIKIALGSASKNAQTVLEKLGIADRFDVVADGYSVQQPKPAPDLFLFAAQHLGLKPEQCVVVEDAAAGIEAALAAGMYAIGLGPSERVGSAHVVLPNLAGVHWTELRDKLSNDQ